The sequence below is a genomic window from Uranotaenia lowii strain MFRU-FL chromosome 2, ASM2978415v1, whole genome shotgun sequence.
TCGAATTGTAAACAAACACGATAAGTGAATTGCGAAACGCAAAAATAGTTTTCTTAAGCccagtccacactaggagacggtctcagcgtctcccattttcttcgggagacactgagaccgtcccaggtttccaacaacaacaacagacaacaaagttcgtttcataacaaaaatcgcagttcatgttgcctagtgtggactaagCTTTAAGTAAAATTGTATCGCCAAACGTTTGTGCTAATCAACAGTACACCTTTGTGCATTAGTACGGCAGTGAGCAGAAGTGAAATTTACAACATCCCAGCTAAGGCTAAAGTGCTAACCTAATAGTACGGTGGTGCGCAAGTTTGTTGAACGGCAAAAGAATCCAGCGAAGATGAGAAATATTTAGAGAACTTATTGAAGCGCGTTCTAAAAGTACAATTTGAAAGTTGAGGTGAAAAACGGAGGCACAAAGCTGAAAAGTTCAGGCAAAAGGTTACGAATTGAAAGGCCACTAAACGTAAGTAAGGAAAACTACAATTTCATTATGATTTGTTAATCGAATTGTACCCGTAGGAATTTAAAACTCGCCCATCTTCGAACGAATAAAGGAGTGCTGCAAATTCGGGAATTACAAGACAAATTTTCTTTAGGGTTGTATGCCTCCAccaatagattttttgaaaaatgaatgaagtaGGGATATTATATAGAATAAAAGCTATCAAATGGCacaattttctccattttgaaaaaaaaatggcatattaGATCGTTTATCAAATATGGGCAGTGCTCCAAGAAGGCACCCTGAACTATCTGCgattaagctgaaattttgcatagttttttttgtggCAATAAACAAATGGCATGGTTCCTATATAACGATTTTCAATATATGTTGCCAGTCTaatgtataaaaataaacaagtcaaaaaaataagtttttgtatAAACCCATACCTGGAACTCGTCCGATTTAATTCCATGTtagttcagatttttaaatcgaTCCCAACACCTGCTAAACGTGTAATTAATCATTACTACTTTTACATGTTCAGTATATTCCAAATACTTACTCAGAACTGCTGTTTACATTGGGCAAGGGAGCCATGGGTTGCAGAGCAGAAGCGCCATTCAAACGACCGTTCGCCACTGAACCGTTAATTTCACTGGATCGAAATCCGGTATGACTGGAATGATCCTCTTCAGCAGTATATGGAAAGTTGTAAGGATTTTTATCGGATCCTTCAGACATTCTATCGGAGTCAACGCTTTGCTGCTGTTTATGCCGTTGATAGTCGTTCTTAAGAAGCGATTGTACACTGGACTGAAAAGAATTAGCGGGATGGTTGTCGTTTCGCGGACTGTATAGTTCAGAAGCTATTCGTTCTTTAGACATATACGGTGAATCAGACTTGTATCCCAATGTTCGAGATCGATCATAGATACTGTCTTTCAAAACGCCGATATTTTCGTGTTGATAGGAGCGCATATGATTAATGATTTGCGTAGATCCTGAAAGATGATTCCTTCCTACGGGGGACATATAAGGTAATGTCATGTGGTCTCCATGGGTATCATAGTCTCTGTATTGTTCTGAATATGTATCACAGTCACGATTGCTGTACTTATCGCTTCGCAAATCTTGGTTGGAATAATTAAAactttcttgaatattttctaaaatggATGGTGGCATGTTCATTCTGTTTTGATGTAAGTATGAAGTATCTGTTAGATCTGGACTAGGTAAAATATTGGAAACAAGAGGTCCATGCGAATGAATTTCGTTGTCGGATCCAGTGTCTTGGGACCACCTTCCTGCTAGAAGTATGTAAACAACATAAGTGTGCTGTTTtatcttgaattaaaaaaaaaccattaccgTTGGAAACAGGCAAATATGAATCTGGAACTTGACTTGACCATCGCGGCCCATTGACGTTGGGGAACAGCTAAATATAATAACACGTTGTATTAGAAAATATATTCCCCTTGTTAAGTCATTACaattataacttttatttttaaacatgattAAAAACTCAAGTGTGAAACAATGGTAAAAACTATGtataaaacttgttaaaatattgtttctcaCCTGTGGACTTTGCACTACATGCAATTCGGGTGGCGTTGTAGCTACATGCTCTGTAATGTTAGGTAAATATGATGTTGAAGAAACCCCAACACTGCGATGTGTGCTGCTATTTCGACCAACACGCGATTCTTCATCATCGCTGGAATGGCTTGAAGCTAATTCTAGGCTGCGTCCGTCAGTTTCActttcagattctgattcctGCCGTCGCCGTCTATTTTTCTTGTATTGCGGAGGTACATCAGTATTTTCTTTAGCTTTCCTTGTACTTGTTCCAGTGTAACCATGCATAAAGGATGGAGCTCCATCTGAATTGTAGTTAGAAGTAGATGTTGATGTTTGTTGGAATCGACCATCACTtctgtaggaaaaaaaaaataaaaatacataattaaaaaaataacacaaattacaTTACAAACCTATAGGGGCTTGAACTAGTTTTAGCGGTGCTTCTAGATGTTGTACTAGAGGTGCTTATTCCAATATTTCTACGAGCTGTATCAAACTGTCCAGAAAATCCAGGTGTTTTGACTGATTGGCCAATATTTTGGGAGCTGCTGCTTACAGCGAGTGAAGAATCCAGCAATGGTACTTTACGACCCGTACATCGTAAGAACGTTCTATGAAGATTCTCACGAACTCTTTTGTTTATGATACAATAACCGATAACTGAGAATATTGCATGTATTATGACGAAAACCGAAAGCAAGACCTTCAAAACTTGAGAGTTTTCGGAAGCAGATAATACCGACAATACCCACATGATTCCCATTAATGGCAACGATACCACTGAAAGCCACAATAAAGTTCTCAAATTTCCGAAGCCTAACACATGATCTTTTATTGTGAAAGCTGCCTTCACGGACAGGAACAGAATAATCAAATTTACTGATGACATTACTACAATTGGTCCAACCAACCACCAGATAACTGATTCATAAACGGATAGCCAACAGCTGAAAAAGACGAACAGGAACACTAAGTTAGAATATGTATTAATTATAAGTACCTAGTTTATCTTTCTGATTATAAGAAACACAAACGAAGATAAACTACTAAAATGTACTTGAAGGTTGCACAATTTTCGACTGCGAAATATATACTTACAAGACATTATTTCCATATTCATGTACGCGCACCCCTACCGAAAGTCCAACTAACAAAGCTGGTGCGCCATACCCTAGTGTATAATAAAATCCCATAGGTCCATGATTGATGTCGCGCATCTCAGTGAGCATCCGATATAAATGTACGCAGTCCACAGTAGTCCAAGCAAATGCTGCTAACCACGTATAATGCAAAACGATGGCAACAAATTTGCAAGAGAactgaaaaattgtgtttgtgAGTTATCGTTTCTGTTCAATTTAATATACCTATTTTTTACCTCGTCATCCACCAAATCTCGATGGGCCTTGATTCCAATGAAAAACAGTAGCTCagcaataaaaatgcaaaacagaAGATTTTGATGAATTGTATTGGAATTGGTTTGAAGCCCTCTCAACAGTGCTAGAGACAATATTACAGCGAATAAGACTGGAAGGGACAACACAAATGCTGAATATGATGTGATTTGGACTAAAAGCGATGGTTCGGGTATATCTTCCGGATCGATAACATCCACCAGTACTGCGTATGATGAAATTTGTGTACATGTGCAATTTATTATTACTGTGTCATTTACAGAATATTGATCATAATCAGGTATCTCAGTTTGACAACCCAGCCTAGTCCATAAATTGAGATGGGAGTTCCATCGCACGCATTGAGGATTTGATCGCGACCCAAACGAATATTTAGGTACGTTCAGCCATAATTGCAATTTTATTGGCTGTGATAGATGGGGGCTTCCTAGAGATTTGTATTCGATTTGATTGAAACCTTGCGCAGGCAAACTTCGTTTTTTGATTTTAGTATATGTTTCTTCTTCCAGACCGTAGGTGTCTTCACTACCACTGGGCTGGGATAATACTACCATTTCTGGGGGATTCAATACCTCGAATGGATTCTCATCGATGCTCATTATAATTTCTGGGTGCTCATCGAGGTTTTCAAGATTTTCGTGATCACTCATGTCGTGTATAGATATCTTAATTTCGTTCGTTAATTTTTCATTAGGAGGAATATTTCTTACAGAAGTAGAAAACGTATCAATATCCGGCTTGGTAGATTTATCAGCtaaatttttgttatcaaaGCGATCCATATATGTTCTGTCTTCGTTGTTTTTACTGTTAGGTACAAGGATTTCAAGTGAAAGAATGGGACTCACTATCTGCACATCCACTCCCCAACGTCGAGTTATTGTTTCGTCCATATTCGGGGGGGAAATTGAACCAGCTTCCTTGTACTGGGCATAGCAGACTATAGCTCGATAATCGCTGATGGTGTTTGTAACTTCATTTTTATCTGGTTGTATTATCCCGAGTAAATCCAACGGAATTAAAATCTTGGTATGACGGTCGAATTTATTCTTATCTTGTATGTAGTTATTGTATTTAGGAAAAGCTATGATTGGATGTTTCTGCTTCGTTTGATGTTGCAAAAATGAGCTAGTATCCGGTAGAACAACACTCTCCGTAGTATACATATAAGATTTAGACGGTTTGTGATGAGATCCTATCAAAAGTTGGGGTTCATAGCCAAACAATGATTCCGCGGTTACAATGTCTAATCCGAGAACTAAATTACGATGGACAATTTCAAAAGGATTCGTATAGGTATCATGTTGAGATCGGCCTAATAACATCATATATTTACTAAATGCTTCAATGAGATCATTTGGTCCACGCTGGGTTAACTCGGTCACTCGTTTCCATTCCTTTGTGtattttgagtccaatataactccTGCGCTTTCtaccaaatttttaatgtagtGCTTATCTTGACTGTGTGATAAATTCAATCCACTCTGATGAGTCTCGTAGTTGATCAACTCATGCAGCAATCGTTCTGTTATTAGTACATCTGCgccaaaaagtttattttttcgtaCCTGTTGATAATCACTTagatattcaaaatcaaaatcttctTGTTTCCATAAAGAGCTTTTAGAAGCAAGCGGTGTTTCTAAAATTTGCAAGTTTGGCTGTTGATTAGTCTCTATTCTAGTATCGGCGGTACGATCCACTGTTTTACAGGCGTATTGTAAGGTGGCAGCAATTTTTACGGCAATAAACGTATTCAATTCTAATCCCTCGGTTTCAATCTGTGATAGCTGCTTCCTCAGATCTAAGAATGGTTCGGATGTACAATTAAACATATTTGGTTGCTTCCAGCCATCCACTAGGTCACATTTTCGCATACCTTTCCCTCGGGCCGGTAGAGGGCAATTTTCAATGGCTACTTCGCCAAACGCTGTACGAGGCCACCATAAACCTGCTGCAAATGATTTGGGACAAGCATCGTAGACTACTTCACAGCCATTATTTGTTACTTCTGCATATGGATTCGAACAGGTGTCACATCTCCGTCCTATAACGCCTTCGCGGCATTCACATTGGCCAGATGTGTTGCAAGATTTTCCAATCGATCCTATTGAATAGCATTCACAAGGATGGCAAGTCGTGTCATTGGGAAGTTGATAATGATTCTCTCGACAGAAGCAACGTCCCGTTATTTTGTTGCAATCTGGGTGATATCCTTGTTTCAGATCACAGTTACATGGGCCACAACCTCGTTCTCCCCACCAGCCCGCCGGGCAAGGTTGTTGAGTTACAATTTCACAATACTCTCCTGAATGTGCCGTGCTGTTGCATTCACAGTGATATCCTTTCCTAAGCGATACGTCAGCGCGACACTGTGCATTGTCTGAACACGGTTTAGTGGTGCATATTGGTACGCATTCGTTACCAACATATCCATGCATACATTCACAGTGGGCTTCATCCCAACTGGTGACACAATTCGCATGATTAGGGCAATTATCCGGGCATTTAGCGTTTGATGGACAACCATCCATCACATTTTCTCTTATTGTTGGACGATTCAACACAGATTGACTTCCTCCTACTCTGACATCTTGTATGCAACCTTCAAAATAGCCGTATGTACCATACCCGATCAAACCGCCCTCTGACCCTCCAATTACAATGCGTCCAACGTAGAGACCTTGGATTTTCTGATTCATTGGTAAAACGCCTGTCCGTTGTCCATAATCCACCGATAGTGAAACTTCTGTTCCTAACCATTTAATCTCTATGCGATGCCATTTTCCATCCGCCAAATTTGTCCCAGCAAGAAACATCGGTTCATCGTTATAATTGTAATAAAGTATGCCGTTCCTTAGTGATATTATAGCTGAACTATTCTGACCTACTTGAACTTGCATAAGAAACGCATCTTTCTGTCTGGTACGCACGGAAAGAGCCGTAAGCCACGGAAGCTGAATAGGCCTTAGTAGTGGATTGAAACTAAGGATTCCGTCTCCATTGAAACGCCAAGGAAGTGTTACCTCTTCTTGGCAAGCGTTTCCAGTGTAGCCGTCGGGGCAGTCACATTCCCATCCTTCGCCCCAGCCTTCTCTACAAGAGCCACCATTGAAGCAGGGTTCCGATGCGCATGATGACGCTTTTTGAGGACATCCAATAATGGTTCCATTATCTGCGATATAAGCATTTAAATCTATGTATTTGTTGTCTATGTACAGATCCGATATGCAACCGATAAAATCATGTGATTGTATTTGAAAGTGAGTAGGGATCCGTGGGAGTCCACCAATTTGTAGTGGCCCGGTCAAGTCCAGATATCGATGGCATGATTCGGTCAATGAGGCACATTTTCGTTCCAATATCATCGTTGTTTGATTAGCACAGTTCCAACGTGAACCCAAATTAGCCAGAGCTAGTGCGACATCACAGTTATCCATCGACAGAGTCGCAGTACGATTAAAGTAATTAACCTCCACTGTGTGCCAGTTGCCATCAGATATACGCTTATCCTGATCAACACTTACGGATTCTATTTTTTCTCCAAGTGAAAATGAAAACATCACTTTTCCGTCGATGATTTCTAAAGCTATGAAATCGTGCTGTTCGTTATATCGACCATTGTACAGAAGCAATCCATTATCACGCACAGTTGCAAAATTTAACTTTATGTTAAATCTATGTCGTTGCTTCATGCTtgggaatgtcaaaaatgaattcCTTGTGAAGGAGCGAGACATCAACTCGCAGGTACTTGTGTACGATGGGTTATGCGGTGTATTGAGCGAATGCGATAAGCAACTATAACCTTCGCCGCATGTATCTGCTGCACatggtttcaacttttttatctCCACCTCACAATGAACTCCAGTGTACGAGTTTGCACAAACACAGGTGAAACCTCCTTCTCGTCTAATGCAGCTACCACCATTTTGGCAAGGATCTGAATAGCATAGGTCAACTTCCGTGTCACACAAATAATGCTCTTTACTGCCGGTAAATCCTTCTGGACATTTACATGCAAAGGTATTTACAGGGTATATGGGTCGGAACAACACAGTATCACTGTGTATGAATCCAGAGGCATTACCAAATTTCAGTACCGATAAACATTGTTCATAGTTTAAACAAGGTTCTCGAACACAAAGGTTATCATCAAATGGCAATACCTGAACGGTAGCCAAGCGAGCCAAAATAGCACGATTGAGATAAACTCGTTCTTGTAGGTACTGAGGACTGTAATATTCTTCATACGCTACATCTGGACGACGCGCAGAGAAACTTACATTCAGTATTCTTGAATCGATATCGGCATCATCTTGTatagaaaatatataaatattttcttttgggCATGGTATAATTGCAGCTAGTCCATCcaggaaaaagtttaaaagtggTGAAAGGAATGCCTCTTCTGTCATTTCATCCAACCGCACGGTGACTGAATTGAAAAGCATGTCTTCGGTTACGAGTCTTACAATTAACTGCATGATAGCTTTGGCTTCATTTATACCGTCGGTAACGGATACTTCCATAGTAGCAAATTTAGGTACATTAGTATTGAGTTGAGGACTTAATGTTAAGCCTCCGGTAGATACGTTGAGTTTAACCAAGTTTGCATTATTCCCTGATAGAATGCGATATGTCAAATTATCAGATACATCTGCATCGAAGGCTGGTATTCTACCGATAACACCGCTTGGAAAACAGTCTCTAAAGTtgttaaaaataacttgaaaatcgCGCAAAATAGGAGCATTATCATTCACATCAGTTACGAGTATTTCTACATGTACGTCGTTACGCAATGGCGGGCTTGCGGCTCGTATAACAAGTTCAAAACGCTTTTTCGAGGATTCATAATCAAGTTCAGTCATCGTGAGAAGCTGAGCCCTTTCAGAGCCAGGTCTTGTTACCAGTGAAAAGGAATTTGAATCGTCGCCACCAATAATCGAATAATGTACTATTGCATTGACACCTTCGTCTGGATCATGTGCATGAATTTCTCCAACAACCGATCCAACTGGGCTGTTTTCAGGAACATAAAGTGTTAGCTTGTCAGATGAAAACGTAGGAGGTGAATCATTTACATCATCCAACCGAATTTGTACCTCCACCGTACTGCTCAGTGTTGGAGTTCCCTTATCGCTAGCAATTGCCACTAAGTGGTACACTGCAATGCTTTCCCGATCCAATCCTTTATTAGTTCTTATTACACCGGAGGTAGGATCTACAATGAAAGATCCATCTTCTATATCCTTTGCGCTTAGCATGTATTTGATTCGTCCAT
It includes:
- the LOC129741433 gene encoding protocadherin-like wing polarity protein stan isoform X5; the encoded protein is MGTHIIQQLRRLPGAVAALAVIHIILLLCRDAACYMVIVTENDEPNKIIFNASVYKLGSERHYKINAHKTANFVHHLLKVDSHTGQIYLKKRLHCDGIYYPNLFTFYVDSTSNRLRSIDYYSLPLRIFIAGINCTDDNIAEGFRKLFEEDDSGYTRRRREASDEDTDIRMYGHYRGDSLQDYFEEYPWLGLRQRSNNNNHSSFSDGDILFGNAGNSEIRHEMIVRKKRNLVESSEQRIHRKINDAKQWISESYASYAIHTTDKWNKICLKQSQFINSIHSFLPKTAIQHCTVKYLDVNDGRFKIETKSGDLVASNDICLSESLWKVVITYTVKCDRFDIIDADHRLKIVYHHQELNDTDIAKRVRRELRNQSPYFEQALYVAAVQEEQVAGIAVITVRARDPEDSPVVYSMVSLLDSRSQSMFKVDPRTGIVTTSTSLDRELMDVHYFRVIATDDSFPPRSGTTTLQVNVLDCNDHTPTFESDEFQASLREGSSVGSTVITIRATDQDIGKNAEIEYTISSIKGDGDGTKEQDEQTFRIDARTGTISSRAALDRETSETYTIIITATDMATPQTERRSASATVYVKILDDNDNYPQFSERTYTVQVSEDQWTNENNIIAHIHATDLDQGNNAAIRYAIIGGNTQSQFSIDSMNGDVSLVKPLDYENVRSYRLVIRAQDGGSPSRSNTTQLLVNVLDANDNAPRFYTSQFQEAVLESVPVGYNIVRVQAYDSDEGANSEISYSIQDRDDSLPLAVDSRTGWIHTTKPLDREDQSRYSFQVIALDGGIPPKSASTSVVVTIQDVNDNDPSFSPKYYEATIAEDQPPGTPVTTVTASDPDEDSRLHYEITAGNTRGRFSITSQNGRGLITIAQPLDYKQERRFALTITATDSGQRTDTAIVNINITDANNFAPVFENAPYSASVFEDAPVGTTVLVVFATDSDVGVNAQIAYFLNDESVNGLGINEPFSVNPQTGAIVTNAPLDRETTSGYLLTVTAKDGGNPSLSDTTDVEISITDVNDNAPQFKVPLYQATISEDALIGTSVVQIAATDIDMGLNGRIKYMLSAKDIEDGSFIVDPTSGVIRTNKGLDRESIAVYHLVAIASDKGTPTLSSTVEVQIRLDDVNDSPPTFSSDKLTLYVPENSPVGSVVGEIHAHDPDEGVNAIVHYSIIGGDDSNSFSLVTRPGSERAQLLTMTELDYESSKKRFELVIRAASPPLRNDVHVEILVTDVNDNAPILRDFQVIFNNFRDCFPSGVIGRIPAFDADVSDNLTYRILSGNNANLVKLNVSTGGLTLSPQLNTNVPKFATMEVSVTDGINEAKAIMQLIVRLVTEDMLFNSVTVRLDEMTEEAFLSPLLNFFLDGLAAIIPCPKENIYIFSIQDDADIDSRILNVSFSARRPDVAYEEYYSPQYLQERVYLNRAILARLATVQVLPFDDNLCVREPCLNYEQCLSVLKFGNASGFIHSDTVLFRPIYPVNTFACKCPEGFTGSKEHYLCDTEVDLCYSDPCQNGGSCIRREGGFTCVCANSYTGVHCEVEIKKLKPCAADTCGEGYSCLSHSLNTPHNPSYTSTCELMSRSFTRNSFLTFPSMKQRHRFNIKLNFATVRDNGLLLYNGRYNEQHDFIALEIIDGKVMFSFSLGEKIESVSVDQDKRISDGNWHTVEVNYFNRTATLSMDNCDVALALANLGSRWNCANQTTMILERKCASLTESCHRYLDLTGPLQIGGLPRIPTHFQIQSHDFIGCISDLYIDNKYIDLNAYIADNGTIIGCPQKASSCASEPCFNGGSCREGWGEGWECDCPDGYTGNACQEEVTLPWRFNGDGILSFNPLLRPIQLPWLTALSVRTRQKDAFLMQVQVGQNSSAIISLRNGILYYNYNDEPMFLAGTNLADGKWHRIEIKWLGTEVSLSVDYGQRTGVLPMNQKIQGLYVGRIVIGGSEGGLIGYGTYGYFEGCIQDVRVGGSQSVLNRPTIRENVMDGCPSNAKCPDNCPNHANCVTSWDEAHCECMHGYVGNECVPICTTKPCSDNAQCRADVSLRKGYHCECNSTAHSGEYCEIVTQQPCPAGWWGERGCGPCNCDLKQGYHPDCNKITGRCFCRENHYQLPNDTTCHPCECYSIGSIGKSCNTSGQCECREGVIGRRCDTCSNPYAEVTNNGCEVVYDACPKSFAAGLWWPRTAFGEVAIENCPLPARGKGMRKCDLVDGWKQPNMFNCTSEPFLDLRKQLSQIETEGLELNTFIAVKIAATLQYACKTVDRTADTRIETNQQPNLQILETPLASKSSLWKQEDFDFEYLSDYQQVRKNKLFGADVLITERLLHELINYETHQSGLNLSHSQDKHYIKNLVESAGVILDSKYTKEWKRVTELTQRGPNDLIEAFSKYMMLLGRSQHDTYTNPFEIVHRNLVLGLDIVTAESLFGYEPQLLIGSHHKPSKSYMYTTESVVLPDTSSFLQHQTKQKHPIIAFPKYNNYIQDKNKFDRHTKILIPLDLLGIIQPDKNEVTNTISDYRAIVCYAQYKEAGSISPPNMDETITRRWGVDVQIVSPILSLEILVPNSKNNEDRTYMDRFDNKNLADKSTKPDIDTFSTSVRNIPPNEKLTNEIKISIHDMSDHENLENLDEHPEIIMSIDENPFEVLNPPEMVVLSQPSGSEDTYGLEEETYTKIKKRSLPAQGFNQIEYKSLGSPHLSQPIKLQLWLNVPKYSFGSRSNPQCVRWNSHLNLWTRLGCQTEIPDYDQYSVNDTVIINCTCTQISSYAVLVDVIDPEDIPEPSLLVQITSYSAFVLSLPVLFAVILSLALLRGLQTNSNTIHQNLLFCIFIAELLFFIGIKAHRDLVDDEFSCKFVAIVLHYTWLAAFAWTTVDCVHLYRMLTEMRDINHGPMGFYYTLGYGAPALLVGLSVGVRVHEYGNNVFCWLSVYESVIWWLVGPIVVMSSVNLIILFLSVKAAFTIKDHVLGFGNLRTLLWLSVVSLPLMGIMWVLSVLSASENSQVLKVLLSVFVIIHAIFSVIGYCIINKRVRENLHRTFLRCTGRKVPLLDSSLAVSSSSQNIGQSVKTPGFSGQFDTARRNIGISTSSTTSRSTAKTSSSPYRSDGRFQQTSTSTSNYNSDGAPSFMHGYTGTSTRKAKENTDVPPQYKKNRRRRQESESESETDGRSLELASSHSSDDEESRVGRNSSTHRSVGVSSTSYLPNITEHVATTPPELHVVQSPQLFPNVNGPRWSSQVPDSYLPVSNAGRWSQDTGSDNEIHSHGPLVSNILPSPDLTDTSYLHQNRMNMPPSILENIQESFNYSNQDLRSDKYSNRDCDTYSEQYRDYDTHGDHMTLPYMSPVGRNHLSGSTQIINHMRSYQHENIGVLKDSIYDRSRTLGYKSDSPYMSKERIASELYSPRNDNHPANSFQSSVQSLLKNDYQRHKQQQSVDSDRMSEGSDKNPYNFPYTAEEDHSSHTGFRSSEINGSVANGRLNGASALQPMAPLPNVNSSSECWDRFKNLN